In one window of Meleagris gallopavo isolate NT-WF06-2002-E0010 breed Aviagen turkey brand Nicholas breeding stock chromosome 12, Turkey_5.1, whole genome shotgun sequence DNA:
- the SNAPC5 gene encoding snRNA-activating protein complex subunit 5: MALPGEVESSSSREPSSLRSAWPPRGDRESFASLRAQVEELALQSMIRSREEDLAAAPGVEDPQQILGQMDDEAAINQTELQLSIRDYEEEMEEEEESDS, from the exons ATGGCACTGCCCGGGGAGGTGGAATCCAGCAGCAGTCGCGAGCCTTCAT CGCTTCGTTCTGCGTGGCCGCCCCGCGGTGACCGCGAGTCCTTCGCGTCCCTTCGTGCGCAGGTGGAGGAGCTCGCGCTGCAGTCCATGATCCGGTCCCGGGAGGAGGACCTGGCCGCCGCCCCGGGCGTGGAGGACCCGCAGCAG ATCCTCGGGCAGATGGACGACGAGGCTGCTATCAATCAAACCGAATTACAGCTGAGTATTCGAGATTATGAAGAGGAgatggaagaggaggaggaatcGGATtcttga
- the RPL4 gene encoding 60S ribosomal protein L4, translating into MQACARPLISVYSEKGEASGKNVTLPAVFKAPIRPDVVNFVHTNLRKNNRQPYAVSELAGHQTSAESWGTGRAVARIPRVRGGGTHRSGQGAFGNMCRGGRMFAPTKTWRRWHRRVNVTQKRYAICSALAASALPALVMSKGHRIEEIPELPLVVEDKVESYKKTKEAVLLLKKLKAWNDIKKVYASQRMRAGKGKMRNRRRIQRRGPCIIYNEDNGIIRAFRNIPGITLLDVNKLNLLRLAPGGHVGRFCIWTESAFRKLDDLYGTWRKPATLKSDYNLPMHKMTNTDLGRILRSQEIQKALRAPKKKIHRRVLKKNPLKNLRVMIKLNPYAKTMRRNTILRHAQNHKLKEEKKAKAKASVTSKAKLSAKAQTKAKPASKTAGKAAAKGPAKGPAKAPAKSPAKAPAKAPAKSPAKAPAKGKAEA; encoded by the exons ATGCAG gcttGCGCTCGACCGTTGATATCTGTCTACTCTGAAAAGGGGGAAGCGTCCGGCAAGAATGTCACCCTGCCGGCGGTGTTCAAGGCTCCCATTCGCCCTGATGTCGTGAATTTTGTTCACACCAACCTGCGCAAGAACAACAGGCAGCCCTATGCTGTCAGCGAGCTTGCAG GTCATCAGACCAGTGCTGAGTCTTGGGGTACTGGGAGAGCTGTTGCTCGTATTCCTCGAGTACGAGGTGGTGGAACTCACCGCTCTGGCCAGGGTGCCTTTGGAAAT ATGTGCCGTGGAGGCCGCATGTTTGCCCCAACCAAGACTTGGCGACGCTGGCACCGCAGAGTGAACGTAACTCAGAAACGTTACGCCATCTGTTCTGCCTTGGCAgcatcagctcttccagcactgGTCATGTCTAAAG GTCACCGCATTGAGGAGATCCCAGAACTTCCTCTGGTTGTTGAGGACAAAGTTGAGAGttacaagaaaacaaaggaagctGTTCTCCTTCTTAAGAAGCTTAAAGCTTGGAATGACATAAAAAAG gTTTATGCCTCTCAGCGCATGAGGGCCGGGAAGGGTAAGATGAGGAATCGCCGTCGCATCCAGCGCAGGGGACCTTGCATCATCTACAACGAGGACAACGGCATCATTAGAGCTTTCCGGAATATCCCGG GGATTACTCTTCTTGATGTGAACAAGCTGAACCTGCTGAGACTTGCTCCTGGTGGCCACGTTGGGCGTTTCTGCATTTGGACTGAAAGCGCCTTCCGCAAGCTGGATGATCTGTACGGCACCTGGCGCAAACCTGCCACTCTGAAGAGTGACTACAA CCTGCCAATGCACAAGATGACCAATACAGACCTTGGAAGAATCCTGAGAAGCCAGGAGATCCAGAAGGCACTGCGTGCTCCAAA GAAGAAGATTCACCGCAGAGTCCTGAAGAAGAACCCGCTGAAGAATCTGAGAGTTATGATAAAGCTGAACCCATACGCCAAAACAATGCGTCGCAACACCATTCTGCGCCATGCCCAAAAC CACAAACtcaaggaggagaagaaagccAAAGCCAAGGCGAGTGTCACGTCCAAGGCCAAGCTGTCAGCTAAGGCGCAGACCAAGGCCAAGCCTGCAAGCAAGACTGCAGGAAAGGCTGCAGCAAAGGGCCCGGCCAAAGGCCCAGCCAAGGCCCCAGCAAAATCCCCAGCGAAGGCCCCAGCAAAGGCCCCGGCAAAATCCCCAGCGAAGGCCCCAGCAAAGGGCAAAGCTGAAGCATGA